A stretch of the Paenibacillus dendritiformis genome encodes the following:
- the csaB gene encoding polysaccharide pyruvyl transferase CsaB has translation MAAEVRSIALSGYYGFGNSGDEAVLLSILTALERAGQEEGLRIQPIVLSGDPVTTSRLYGVQAAHRMKPAELLGAIRECDGLISGGGSLLQDATSWKTIPYYLAVLKLAQWFGKPTFIYAQGVGPVGRQAFYPYIRRVFNKSAYLSVRDAESADLLARMGVSRERIDIVPDPVMGLKLPEGRGPRKENGPHAEGDGKGFDTAGRPIVGVSLRFWKDDRSDMRAIADLLKQAARQRPVHLRLLPFHGEADTEASQYVMDLLREEVPAWNGSEDSAQGEQAAGGGSVMSLCPAQEHPQAMLYEVSRCRALVGMRLHSLIYAASQDVPMAGISYDPKIDQFLHRLGMRAAGSTDSLDSAAAAGELAELLDGADSWRESHRSAIESLKREAMTPAQNIVRRLLEKK, from the coding sequence ATGGCGGCCGAAGTTCGAAGCATAGCGCTGTCCGGCTATTACGGATTCGGCAACAGCGGAGACGAGGCCGTGCTGCTGTCGATTCTGACCGCGCTGGAGCGGGCCGGCCAGGAGGAAGGCCTCCGGATTCAGCCGATCGTGCTGTCGGGCGATCCGGTGACAACCTCCCGGCTGTACGGGGTGCAAGCCGCTCATCGAATGAAGCCGGCCGAGCTGCTCGGCGCGATCCGCGAATGCGACGGCCTCATCAGCGGCGGCGGCAGTCTGCTTCAGGATGCGACCAGCTGGAAGACGATACCGTATTATTTGGCGGTATTGAAGCTGGCCCAGTGGTTCGGCAAGCCGACCTTTATTTACGCGCAAGGGGTGGGGCCCGTCGGAAGACAGGCCTTCTACCCTTATATCCGCCGCGTGTTCAATAAGTCGGCCTATCTGTCCGTCCGCGATGCGGAGTCGGCGGATCTGCTGGCCCGCATGGGCGTGAGCCGGGAACGCATCGATATCGTTCCCGATCCGGTCATGGGGCTGAAGCTTCCCGAAGGCCGGGGACCGAGGAAGGAGAACGGCCCGCACGCGGAGGGGGATGGGAAGGGCTTCGATACGGCCGGCCGTCCGATTGTCGGCGTGTCCCTTCGCTTCTGGAAGGACGATCGCTCGGATATGCGGGCGATTGCGGACCTCCTGAAGCAGGCCGCCCGCCAGCGGCCTGTGCATCTGCGCCTGTTGCCTTTCCACGGGGAGGCCGATACGGAAGCTTCGCAGTATGTCATGGACCTGCTGCGGGAAGAGGTTCCGGCCTGGAATGGAAGCGAGGATTCAGCCCAGGGGGAGCAGGCAGCGGGCGGCGGCTCGGTGATGAGCCTGTGCCCGGCTCAGGAGCACCCGCAAGCGATGCTGTACGAGGTCAGCCGCTGCCGCGCGCTCGTCGGCATGCGCCTGCACTCGCTTATCTATGCCGCTTCCCAGGACGTTCCGATGGCCGGCATATCCTATGATCCGAAGATAGACCAGTTCTTGCACCGGCTAGGCATGAGGGCGGCCGGTTCGACGGACAGCCTCGACAGCGCGGCTGCGGCTGGCGAACTGGCGGAGCTGCTGGATGGAGCCGACAGCTGGCGGGAGTCCCATCGGAGCGCGATTGAATCGTTGAAGCGTGAAGCGATGACTCCAGCGCAGAATATCGTCCGCAGGCTGCTCGAGAAGAAATAA
- a CDS encoding DUF5693 family protein, producing MLQQLERGNRRMKKWLWLLVIVGLVAAIPVAVQRVQTEQSSNQVELVVNYRNLVEAAAYAPQPAKYMNEQLDRLKQAGIGSMAMFESSLAELRNVNRILLYNSQEAALLDQKTPPLNENYTYVLFTSPENAERLSPLIENTFLGLDINVRLWSGRDGLIIEAPVESASMKPLPQDPIAIEQLLAKGFHIVPRLSDALPYNQEQVEAQLKGFHDIGVKTIIFDGESVRGFNDDLEMNSLTAFADLLKKYDIAIAAIEGLKVEQKGMKKLAYLTDYNVIRLHSITDQEAFNEPDVLGDRLSLAAKDRNIRMIYFNIGVKKDFTKAEIVNSIDNMLHSLKEPGHALASIEANGYTFGQAEAFHVVDAPWQRYAKLLVVIGGVAMIALMISFFVPYVMLPAFLIGLIGSAGLFVLKPNLLEQALALGVAISAPTIAMVLAVRRVDMSPAVTAGGTRLAKALGLFLRTTVLSLMAVPFVIALLNNITYSLVLEQFRGVSLLHFVPIVLTALYVFLYRGESVYKEGKRWLFMPITVVWVIALGVVGAVGLFYLSRTGNAGTLLPGEATFRALLENTIGVRPRNKEFLMAHPLLIAGAFIAYRYRFGVYLFIIGSIGQLSMVDTFAHIHTPVIISLIRTALGIGLGIVVALIFVLIWSIIERCWKAWRPKFEA from the coding sequence GTGCTTCAACAGTTGGAAAGAGGGAACCGCCGCATGAAAAAGTGGCTCTGGCTGCTTGTCATCGTCGGATTGGTAGCGGCCATACCGGTTGCTGTCCAGCGGGTTCAGACGGAGCAATCGTCGAATCAAGTGGAATTGGTCGTGAATTACCGCAATCTGGTGGAGGCGGCCGCTTATGCGCCTCAACCGGCGAAGTATATGAATGAACAGCTCGATCGGCTGAAGCAAGCCGGCATCGGCTCGATGGCCATGTTCGAGAGCTCGCTGGCCGAGCTTCGCAATGTCAACCGAATCCTGCTGTATAACTCTCAAGAGGCGGCTCTGCTTGATCAGAAGACGCCGCCGCTCAATGAAAATTATACATATGTGCTCTTCACGAGTCCGGAGAATGCGGAGCGGCTGTCTCCGCTGATCGAGAATACATTCCTCGGGCTCGATATTAATGTCCGCTTGTGGAGCGGACGGGATGGCCTGATTATCGAGGCGCCCGTAGAGAGCGCATCCATGAAGCCGCTGCCGCAGGATCCGATAGCGATCGAGCAGCTGCTCGCCAAAGGCTTCCACATCGTGCCGCGGCTGTCCGATGCGCTTCCCTACAATCAGGAGCAGGTGGAAGCGCAGTTGAAGGGCTTCCACGATATCGGCGTGAAGACCATTATTTTCGACGGCGAGTCGGTCAGGGGCTTCAATGATGATCTGGAAATGAATAGCCTGACTGCCTTTGCCGATTTGTTGAAAAAATATGATATCGCGATTGCCGCCATTGAAGGCTTGAAAGTGGAGCAAAAAGGAATGAAGAAGCTGGCGTATTTGACGGATTATAATGTCATCCGCCTGCACTCCATTACCGATCAGGAAGCGTTCAATGAGCCGGATGTGCTGGGTGATCGCTTGTCGCTCGCCGCGAAGGACCGGAATATTCGGATGATTTATTTCAATATCGGAGTGAAAAAGGACTTCACCAAAGCGGAAATTGTCAATTCGATTGACAACATGCTGCACAGCTTGAAGGAGCCGGGGCATGCCCTTGCATCGATTGAAGCCAATGGATATACATTTGGGCAAGCGGAAGCGTTCCATGTCGTCGATGCGCCATGGCAGCGCTATGCGAAGCTGCTGGTCGTCATTGGCGGGGTCGCGATGATCGCGCTTATGATTTCGTTCTTCGTTCCGTATGTGATGCTGCCGGCCTTCCTTATCGGCCTGATTGGCAGTGCCGGCTTGTTCGTCCTGAAGCCGAATCTGTTGGAGCAGGCGCTCGCCCTGGGCGTTGCTATCAGCGCGCCGACCATTGCGATGGTGCTTGCGGTCCGCCGGGTCGATATGAGCCCGGCCGTGACGGCGGGGGGAACCCGGTTAGCCAAGGCGCTCGGCTTGTTCCTCCGCACGACGGTATTGTCGCTGATGGCGGTTCCGTTCGTGATTGCGCTGTTGAATAACATTACGTACAGCCTGGTGCTGGAGCAGTTCCGCGGCGTGAGTCTGCTTCATTTCGTGCCGATTGTCTTGACCGCGCTCTATGTATTCCTGTATCGCGGGGAATCGGTATATAAGGAAGGCAAGCGATGGTTGTTCATGCCGATTACGGTCGTGTGGGTCATTGCTCTGGGCGTCGTTGGCGCAGTGGGGCTGTTCTATTTGTCCCGCACGGGCAATGCCGGGACGCTGCTTCCGGGGGAAGCGACCTTCCGGGCTTTGCTGGAAAATACGATTGGCGTCCGTCCGCGCAATAAGGAGTTCCTGATGGCCCATCCGCTTCTGATTGCGGGCGCCTTCATCGCTTATCGATACCGCTTCGGCGTCTATCTGTTTATCATCGGATCCATTGGCCAGTTGTCCATGGTGGATACGTTCGCTCATATCCATACGCCGGTCATTATCTCGCTGATTCGGACCGCATTGGGTATCGGGCTAGGCATCGTGGTCGCTCTTATCTTCGTGTTGATATGGAGTATTATTGAAAGGTGTTGGAAGGCATGGCGGCCGAAGTTCGAAGCATAG
- the fabZ gene encoding 3-hydroxyacyl-ACP dehydratase FabZ, whose protein sequence is MLNIEQIQEIIPHRYPFLLVDRIVELEEGKRAVGIKNVTMNEPHFAGHFPGYPVMPGVLIVEALAQVGAVAILKLEQNRGKLAFFAGIDHFRFRGQVVPGDTLTLSVEITRLKGSVGKGQAAAKVGDQVVAEGELMFALADRT, encoded by the coding sequence ATGCTGAATATTGAACAAATTCAAGAAATCATCCCTCACCGATATCCATTTCTTCTGGTCGATCGCATTGTGGAACTGGAAGAAGGGAAACGCGCGGTCGGCATCAAAAATGTCACGATGAACGAGCCGCATTTCGCCGGTCATTTTCCGGGTTATCCGGTCATGCCTGGCGTTTTGATTGTGGAAGCGTTGGCTCAGGTCGGGGCCGTTGCGATTTTGAAGCTGGAGCAGAACCGCGGGAAGCTGGCCTTCTTCGCCGGCATCGATCATTTCCGGTTCCGCGGGCAGGTCGTCCCTGGGGATACGCTGACGCTGTCGGTCGAGATTACTCGTCTCAAAGGAAGCGTCGGCAAGGGACAAGCCGCAGCCAAGGTCGGCGACCAGGTTGTCGCAGAGGGCGAGTTGATGTTCGCGCTGGCGGACCGCACGTAA
- a CDS encoding CDP-alcohol phosphatidyltransferase family protein: protein MNLPNALTMVRFVLIPVFLTLFFFGERFAAFGIWLLAGVTDILDGYLARKHNMVTSVGMMLDPLADKLMMLTVMLSLLWAGDLSIAAALAMLVRDAGMIAGAALMHFKGKRTVPANWMGKLTTVLYYIAILFIYFQWPQAHAILWGVILFSFVTTFMYLVLVVRVNRKSEA, encoded by the coding sequence TTGAATTTGCCTAATGCGCTGACCATGGTTCGATTCGTTCTTATCCCCGTCTTTTTGACTTTGTTCTTCTTCGGTGAGCGGTTCGCCGCGTTCGGAATCTGGCTGTTGGCGGGCGTGACGGATATCCTGGACGGGTATTTGGCCCGCAAGCATAATATGGTGACTTCGGTAGGGATGATGCTTGATCCGTTGGCAGACAAGCTGATGATGTTGACGGTCATGCTGTCATTGCTGTGGGCCGGCGATCTGTCTATCGCCGCGGCGCTGGCGATGCTGGTGCGCGATGCTGGGATGATCGCGGGAGCGGCGTTGATGCATTTTAAGGGCAAGCGGACGGTTCCCGCCAACTGGATGGGCAAGCTGACGACGGTATTGTATTATATCGCCATATTGTTCATCTATTTTCAATGGCCGCAAGCGCATGCCATCTTATGGGGCGTTATCCTGTTCTCCTTCGTCACGACTTTCATGTATCTCGTGCTCGTCGTCCGCGTGAACCGAAAGAGCGAAGCATAA
- a CDS encoding DNA-directed RNA polymerase subunit beta, which translates to MSDEKKLPDFEPEQQDISLQRLARRQGEEAVRRAPGPADTPRPARQHAAAERTTVRKSQRHKDTEKTEGQSNGTAKKKAGSPVKWLVRLVIVPLICLLTLIAGLITGYVVVGKGTVAEALNFDTWRHLFQLVFA; encoded by the coding sequence ATGAGTGACGAGAAGAAGCTGCCGGATTTCGAGCCGGAGCAGCAGGATATCTCGCTGCAGCGCCTTGCGCGCAGACAGGGAGAGGAGGCGGTTCGGCGGGCTCCGGGACCTGCGGACACGCCGAGACCGGCTCGGCAGCATGCAGCGGCGGAGCGGACGACCGTTCGCAAGTCGCAGCGGCATAAGGATACAGAGAAAACTGAGGGACAATCGAACGGGACCGCGAAAAAGAAAGCGGGCAGCCCGGTCAAATGGTTGGTCCGTCTGGTCATCGTTCCGCTGATTTGCCTTTTGACCCTAATTGCAGGGTTGATTACCGGATACGTCGTCGTAGGTAAGGGCACAGTGGCGGAAGCGCTCAATTTTGATACATGGAGACACCTGTTTCAACTGGTGTTTGCCTGA
- a CDS encoding flagellar hook-basal body protein, whose product MNQTMIAAAVSMNGLQRKLDIIADNVANLNTKGYKRKTASFADVLTNVQRHNEEFRQAGRVTPMGYTLGYGSKLTGLSRDMSQGSLQHTGVSTDVALQGNALFEVGTPTGTAWMREGSFHYIIRDGDERILASSEGHPVMSTNDTEIRIPAGYEMKIDEAGRVFAVKTGEPDEELGQLKVVRPLKPELLVQTENNLYVLPQGADRNAVVETLNLTGDRSDPNAPHVYVMQGMLEESNVSMVDEMAELIQAQRAYQLASRALMSGDAMWGLANSLRA is encoded by the coding sequence ATGAATCAGACGATGATAGCGGCCGCGGTCTCGATGAATGGTCTGCAGCGGAAGCTGGACATTATCGCGGACAATGTGGCGAACTTGAATACGAAGGGCTACAAACGGAAGACGGCATCCTTCGCCGATGTGCTGACGAATGTGCAACGGCATAATGAAGAATTTCGGCAGGCTGGGCGGGTCACTCCGATGGGGTATACGCTCGGATACGGCTCCAAGCTGACCGGCTTGAGCCGCGACATGAGCCAAGGCTCGCTGCAGCATACCGGGGTCAGCACCGATGTGGCCTTGCAGGGGAACGCGTTGTTCGAAGTGGGCACTCCAACCGGAACGGCATGGATGCGCGAAGGTTCTTTCCATTATATAATAAGAGATGGGGATGAACGGATTCTTGCTTCCTCCGAAGGTCATCCCGTAATGAGCACGAACGATACGGAGATTCGCATTCCGGCCGGCTATGAGATGAAGATTGATGAGGCTGGCCGGGTGTTCGCCGTGAAGACAGGCGAGCCGGACGAGGAGCTCGGACAGCTTAAGGTGGTCCGGCCGCTGAAGCCGGAGCTGCTCGTGCAGACAGAGAACAATCTGTATGTGCTGCCTCAGGGAGCGGACCGGAACGCGGTCGTGGAGACCTTGAATCTAACCGGGGATCGTTCCGATCCGAATGCGCCTCATGTCTATGTGATGCAGGGCATGCTGGAAGAATCGAACGTGTCGATGGTGGACGAGATGGCGGAATTGATTCAAGCGCAGCGGGCCTATCAGTTGGCTTCGCGGGCATTGATGTCGGGCGATGCGATGTGGGGGCTGGCCAATAGTCTGCGTGCGTAA